The Desulfurobacterium indicum genome contains the following window.
GAGGCTAAGGAAGAACTTCAGGATATGTTCTCCAGGAGGTACTCCTAATGGTTTACACAAAATTATTGACACAACCCTGCCATTTCTCTCTGGATAATTATTCCTATTTTGACGGTTGCAGGTATTGCCCTTTTCAGAAACTCCATGGGATTGCATCACAATTTTAATGTTCACATTCATCCAACCCAGCACCTTGTACTTTTTACGGTTATTGTTTCACTTCAGCTCTTTTTCGGTCTTCTGGGTTACATGGTTATGAGACATATAAATTACTTTAAGAAGTTTATTGACGGTAAGATTGAGAGCGTTACCGCCTATGCTGCAATATGTCCTGGTGTTGCGCTGTTTGTTATGCTCAATTTTCTGTTAAACAAGGGTTTCGTTGGAACGGGGCTTATTTATAAGCTCTCTGCGGTTTATCTTTTCCTTTATATTCCTCTTATATACCTTCAGATTAAAACGATAGTTGTCCTTTTCAGGTTAAATAGAAAGCTTATAAAGATTTAAAAGGACGGGGGCTTTTTGCTCCCGTTTTCAAATTATCAACAATGAGAACATTAAAGAAGCGAAAAACAGTAAGAAGCTCACAAGATGGAAGGTTAAGAGATACTTTCTCGTCAGATTGTTGAATTTATTTTTAAAAAGTTTAAAGGCTATCAGGTTCGCAAGGGAACCTACAAGTGTTCCAAATCCACCTACGTTGACGCCTATCAGGAGACTTTTCCAGAGATTTGTAAATTTTCCAAGAAGCAATGCTGCTGGTACGTTGCTTATTATCTGACTTAAGAAAGCACTGTAAATCAGTGTTTTGTGCGGATTTGCCAGAGAAAATTTAAGAACCGAGCTGATGTTTGAAGTAAATCCAAAAAATGCCAGAAATGTAAATATAAGG
Protein-coding sequences here:
- a CDS encoding TsoY family (seleno)protein, with the translated sequence MSLWIIIPILTVAGIALFRNSMGLHHNFNVHIHPTQHLVLFTVIVSLQLFFGLLGYMVMRHINYFKKFIDGKIESVTAYAAICPGVALFVMLNFLLNKGFVGTGLIYKLSAVYLFLYIPLIYLQIKTIVVLFRLNRKLIKI